A part of Clostridium novyi genomic DNA contains:
- a CDS encoding MATE family efflux transporter, whose product MKGKNNKKLFEGNILKNLLKMSIPTMLGYLFQSAYDLVDLIWIGKISSSAVAAATIFTTIFWTVDILNEIIGTSSVSVISQSYGTGDNEKTTIAIEQTLIFKALVAVIAAILMFIFLKPLISFFTDDPIVRENALEYGYIRIFFLPIMFSSFTINTAFRCIGDAKKPMIVMIVAAIFNVVLDPLFMFENIPGTHIPGFNMGIFGAALATVISTTIAFLLALVIFITQEKHIKLKFKRLFKLDWNTDKKLLTIGVSSGFQMLSKNLAGIMVLKFVAFYGTDSVAAIGIGNKLCNFTNMPILGLSMGASAIVGQCLGGNKIEKAKEAATKAGFLGIIIMTFSAMLIFVFPNFIMKIFISNDEVISIGTSMLRIISLGLIATGLTMGIGSVFPGSGYNLPYFIASFIARWCGQIPLLYLVVRVIKLPIVGVWWVFAVADILEMIVVIVFYKKGKWENNRV is encoded by the coding sequence ATGAAAGGAAAAAATAATAAAAAGCTTTTTGAAGGAAATATACTAAAGAATCTACTTAAAATGTCTATACCTACTATGCTAGGATATCTTTTTCAATCAGCATATGATTTAGTTGATTTAATATGGATTGGAAAAATATCATCTTCAGCTGTAGCTGCTGCAACTATATTTACAACTATATTTTGGACTGTAGATATTTTAAATGAAATAATAGGTACTAGTTCAGTTTCAGTTATTTCCCAAAGCTATGGAACTGGAGATAATGAAAAGACTACTATTGCTATAGAGCAGACGTTAATTTTTAAAGCATTAGTAGCAGTTATTGCAGCTATCTTAATGTTTATATTTTTAAAACCACTTATAAGTTTTTTCACAGATGATCCTATAGTTAGAGAAAATGCTTTAGAGTATGGATATATAAGAATATTTTTTCTACCCATTATGTTTTCCTCTTTTACTATAAACACTGCTTTTAGATGTATTGGTGATGCTAAAAAGCCAATGATTGTTATGATTGTTGCAGCAATATTTAATGTAGTTTTAGATCCATTATTTATGTTTGAGAATATACCAGGAACACATATACCAGGTTTTAATATGGGCATTTTTGGAGCAGCATTGGCAACTGTAATATCTACAACTATTGCATTTTTATTAGCACTAGTTATATTTATAACTCAAGAAAAACATATAAAATTAAAATTCAAAAGACTATTTAAGTTAGATTGGAATACAGATAAAAAACTATTAACTATAGGTGTATCTAGTGGATTTCAAATGTTATCTAAAAATTTAGCTGGAATAATGGTTTTGAAGTTTGTAGCTTTTTATGGTACAGATTCTGTAGCTGCAATAGGTATAGGAAATAAATTATGTAATTTTACCAATATGCCTATACTTGGGCTTTCTATGGGGGCTAGTGCTATAGTTGGACAATGTCTTGGAGGAAATAAAATAGAAAAAGCAAAGGAAGCAGCTACAAAGGCGGGTTTTTTAGGTATTATTATAATGACATTTTCGGCAATGCTTATATTTGTATTTCCTAATTTTATAATGAAAATATTTATAAGTAATGATGAAGTTATAAGTATAGGAACATCCATGCTTAGAATAATAAGTTTAGGATTAATTGCTACGGGACTTACCATGGGAATAGGATCAGTTTTCCCTGGTTCAGGATATAATTTGCCATATTTTATTGCAAGTTTTATAGCTAGATGGTGTGGACAAATACCTCTTTTATATTTGGTGGTAAGAGTTATTAAGTTGCCTATAGTAGGGGTTTGGTGGGTATTTGCAGTAGCAGATATACTTGAGATGATAGTTGTTATTGTTTTTTATAAAAAAGGAAAGTGGGAAAATAATAGAGTTTAA
- the ispF gene encoding 2-C-methyl-D-erythritol 2,4-cyclodiphosphate synthase: MRIGMGYDVHKLCKNRKLILGGVDIPYELGLFGHSDADVLVHAIMDSLLGAAALGDIGKHFPDTDKKFKGISSLLLLKKVSNLLKEKSYKIVNIDATIIAQKPKMAPYIPEMIKNISCALNIEKTQINIKATTEEGLGFTGEGLGISSQSICLIASI, from the coding sequence ATGAGAATTGGAATGGGATATGATGTACATAAACTATGTAAAAATAGAAAACTGATATTAGGTGGCGTTGATATTCCCTATGAATTAGGCCTTTTTGGTCATTCTGATGCTGATGTTCTTGTACATGCCATAATGGATAGTTTGCTTGGTGCTGCTGCCCTTGGTGATATAGGAAAACACTTTCCAGATACAGATAAAAAATTTAAAGGAATATCAAGTTTATTACTTTTAAAAAAAGTAAGTAATTTACTAAAAGAAAAATCATATAAAATAGTAAACATTGATGCTACTATAATAGCTCAAAAACCTAAAATGGCCCCTTATATCCCAGAGATGATAAAAAATATCTCTTGTGCTTTAAATATTGAGAAAACACAAATAAATATTAAAGCAACTACGGAAGAAGGTCTTGGTTTTACAGGGGAGGGTCTTGGTATATCAAGTCAAAGCATCTGCTTAATAGCTTCAATTTAA